tgcatctgtacatattttgggggccatttttagaatgtttctttaattgatattccacaaggacagtgaagacCCAGATATGACAGTAGAGGATGGAATCATTTGTTTGAAGCATATTtcattaatggaagaaaaaaatgaaatgtgtttgtgtctttactaaaagtctttagtaaagacacgaacacatttcattttcacccattctcacctgtaaactaataccatgtgtatgtggttttatgcaaacaatttccatttgttttggactcaatttgattatgtgtttttatgatctttctcatatatttttgttttgggaagtcactgaagccatgggattcctggaggtgacaaggaaagaacagcatctcttgacagtgtggttTATAGACCAGAAAGCAATGAGAGGTaggatgttttctttttttagcagttatgattgtgtgcttatgcatctgtacatattttgggggccatttttcagaatatttctttaattgatattccacaaggacagtgaagacCCAGATATGTGACAGTAGAGGATAGAATCATTCGTTTGAAGTGTATTtcattaatggaagaaaaaaatgaaatgtgtttgtgtctttactaaagacttaccattctcacctgtaaactaataccatgtgtatgtggttttatgcaaacaatttccatttgttttggactcaatttgattatgtgtttttatgatctttctcatatatttttggtaTTGGAAGTTAATGAAGCCATGGGATTCCTGgaggtgacaagaaaagaacagcatctcttgacagtgtggttTATAGACCAGAAAGCAGAGGtaggatgtttttctttttattagctttcctttttttttgcagttatgattgtgtgcttatgcatctgtacatattttgggggccattttttagaatgtttctttaattgatattccacaaggacagtgaagacCAGATATGTGACAGTAGAGGATAGAATCATTCGTTTGAAGCGTATTtcattaatggaagaaaaaaatgaaatgtgtttgtgtctttactaaagacttaccattctcacctgtaaactaataccatgtgtatgtggttttatgcaaacaatttccatttgttttggactcaatttgattatgtgtttttatgatctttctcatatatttttggttttggaagtCACTGAAGCCATGGGATTCTGgaggtgacaagaaaagaacagcatctcttgacagtgtggttTATAGACCAGAAAGCAATGAGAggtaggatgttttttttttattttttttttttttttgcagttatgattgtgtgcttatgcatctgtacatATTTTGGGGGCCATCTTttagaatgtttctttaattgatattccacaaggacagtgaagacCCAGATATGTGACAGTAGAGGATAGAATCATTGTTTGAAGCGTATTtcattaatggaagaaaaaaatgaaatgtgtttgtgtctttactaaagacttaccattctcacctgtaaactaataccatgtgtatgtggttttatgcaaacaatttccatttgttttggactcaatttgattatgtgtttttatgatctttctcatatatttttggttttggaagtcactgaagccatgggattcctggaggtgacaagaaaagaacagcatctcttgacagtgtggttTATAGACCAGAAAGCAATGAGAggtaggatgttttttttttttttttttgcagttatgattgtgtgcttatgcatctgtacatattttggaggccatttttcagaatgtttctttaattgatattccacaaggacagtgaagacCCAGATATGTGACAGTAGAGGATAGAATCATTCGTTTGAAGCGTATTtcattaatggaagaaaaaaatgaaatgtgtttgtgtctttactaaagacttaccattctcacctgtaaactaataccatgtgtatgtggttttatgcaaacaatttccatttgttttggactcaatttgattatgtgtttttatgatctttctcatatattttttggttttggaagtcactgaagccatgggattcctggaggtgacaagaaaagaacagcatctcttgacagtgtggttTATAGACAGAAGCAATGAGAggtaggatgtttttttttatttttttttttttcagttatgattgtgtgcttatgatCTGTACATATTTTGGAGGGCcatttttcagaatgtttctttaattgatattcacaaggacagtgaagacCCAGATATGTGACAGTAGAGGATAGAATCATTCGTTTGAAGCGTATTtcattaatggaagaaaaaatgaaatgtgtttgtgtctttactaaagacttattctcacctgtaaactaataccatgtgtatgtggttttatgcaaacaatttccatttgttttggactcaatttgattatgtgtttttatgatctttctcatatattttggttttggaagtcactgaagccatgggattcctggaggtgacaagaaaagaacagcatctcttgacagtgtggttTATAGACCAGAAAGCAATGAGAggtaggatgtttttttttaattagcttttcttttttttgcagttatgattgtgtgcttatgacTCTGTACATATTTTTGGGGCCattttcagaatgtttctttaattgatattccacaaggacagtgaagacCCAGATATGTGACAGTAGAGGATAGAATCATTCGTTTGAAGCGTATTtcattaatggaagaaaaaaatgaaatgtgtttgtgtctttactaaagacttaccattctcacctgtaaactaataccatgtgtatgtggttttatgcaaacaatttccatttgttttggactcaatttgattatgtgtttttatgatctttctcatatatttttggttttggaagtcactgaagccatgggattcctggaggtgacaagaaaagaacagcatctcttgacagtgtggttTATAGACCAGAAAGCAATGAGAGGtaggatgtttttctttttattagcttttcttttttttgcagttatgattgtgtgcttatgcatctgtacatattttggaggccatttttcagaatgtttctttaattgatattccacaaggacagtgaagacCCAGATATGTGACAGTAGAGGATAGAATCATTCGTTTGAAGCGTATTtcattaatggaagaaaaaaatgaaatgtgtttgtgtctttactaaagacttaccattctcacctgtaaactaataccatgtgtatgtggttttatgcaaacaatttccatttgttttggactcaatttgattatgtgtttttatgatctttctcatatatttttggttttggaagtcactgaagccatgggattcctggaggtgacaagaaaagaacagcatctcttgacagtgtggttTATAGACCAGAAAGCAATGAGAGGtaggatgtttttcttttttttttttttttttgcagttatgattgtgtgcttatgacTCTGTACATATTTTGGGGGGCCATctttcagaatgtttctttaattgatattccacaaggacagtgaagacCCAGATATGTGACAGTAGAGGATAGAATCATTCGTTTGAAGCGTATTtcattaatggaagaaaaaaatgaaatgtgtttgtgtctttacaaagacttaccattctcacctgtaaactaataccatgtgtatgtggttttatgcaaacaatttccatttgttttggactcaatttgattatgtgtttttatgatctttctcatatatttttggttttggaagtcactgaagccatgggattcctggaggtgacaagaaaagaacagcatctcttgacagtgtggttTATAGACCAGAAAGTAATGAGAggtaggatgttttttttttttttttttgcagttatgattgtgtgcttatgcatctgtacatattttggaggccatttttcagaatgtttctttaattgatattccacaaggacagtgaagacCCAGATATGTGACAGTAGAGGATAGAATCATTCGTTTGAAGCGTATTtcattaatggaagaaaaaaatgaaatgtgtttgtgtctttactaaagacttagcattctcacctgtaaactaataccatgtgtatgtggttttatgcaaacaatttccatttgttttggactcaatttgattatgtgtttttatgatctttctcatatatttttggttttggaagtcactgaagccatgggattcctggaggtgacaagaaaagaacagcatctcttgacagtgtggttTATAGACCAGAAAGCAATGAGAGgtaggatgttttttttaattagctttttttttttttgcagttatgattgtgtgcttatgcatctgtacatATTTTGGAGGCCATctttcagaatgtttctttaattgatattccacaaggacagtgaagacCCAGATATGTGACAGTAGAGGATAGAATCATTCGTTTGAAGCGTATTtcattaatggaagaaaaaaatgaaatgtgtttgtgtctttactaaagacttaccattctcacctgtaaactaataccatgtgtatgtggttttatgcaaacaatttccatttgttttggactcaatttgattatgtgtttttatgatctttctcatatatttttggttttggaagtcactgaagccatgggattcctggaggtgacaagaaaagaacagcatctcttgacagtgtggttTATAGACCAGAAAGCAATGAGAGGtaggatgtttttctttttttttttttgcagttatgattgtgtgcttatgcatctgtacatattttggaggccatttttcagaatgtttctttaattgatattccacaaggacagtgaagacCCAGATATGTGACAGTAGAGGATAGAATCATTCGTTTGAAGCGTATtcattaatggaa
This sequence is a window from Pomacea canaliculata isolate SZHN2017 linkage group LG5, ASM307304v1, whole genome shotgun sequence. Protein-coding genes within it:
- the LOC112564915 gene encoding uncharacterized protein LOC112564915 isoform X17, which gives rise to MRVTEAMGFLEVTRKEQHLLTVWFIDQKAMRVTEAMGFLEVTRKEQHLLTVWFIDQKAMRVTEAMGFLEVTRKEQHLLTVWFIDQKAMRVTEAMGFLEVTRKEQHLLTVWFIDQKAMRVTEAMGFLEVTRKEQHLLTVWFIDQKVMRVTEAMGFLEVTRKEQHLLTVWFIDQKAMRVTEAMGFLEVTRKEQHLLTVWFIDQKAMRVTEAMGFLEVTRKEQHLLTVWFIDQKAMRVTEAMGFLEVTRKEQHLLTVWFIDQKAMRVTEAMGFLEVTRKEQHLLTVWFIDQKAMRVTEAMGIPGGDKKEQHLLTVWFIDQKAMRVTEAMGFQEVTRKEQHLLTVWFIDQKSMRVTEAMGFLEVTRKEQHLLTVWFIDQKAMRVTEAMGFLR
- the LOC112564915 gene encoding uncharacterized protein LOC112564915 isoform X18; this translates as MRVTEAMGFLEVTRKEQHLLTVWFIDQKAMRVTEAMGFLEVTRKEQHLLTVWFIDQKAMRVTEAMGFLEVTRKEQHLLTVWFIDQKAMRVTEAMGFLEVTRKEQHLLTVWFIDQKAMRVTEAMGFLEVTRKEQHLLTVWFIDQKVMRVTEAMGFLEVTRKEQHLLTVWFIDQKAMRVTEAMGFLEVTRKEQHLLTVWFIDQKAMRVTEAMGFLEVTRKEQHLLTVWFIDQKAMRVTEAMGFLEVTRKEQHLLTVWFIDQKAMRVTEAMGFQEVTRKEQHLLTVWFIDQKSMRVTEAMGFLEVTRKEQHLLTVWFIDQKAMRVTDAMGFLEVTRKEQHLLTVWFIDQKAMRVTEAMGFLEVTRKEQHLLTVWFIDQKAMRVTEAMDSWR
- the LOC112564915 gene encoding uncharacterized protein LOC112564915 isoform X22, with the protein product MRVTEAMGFLEVTRKEQHLLTVWFIDQKAMRVTEAMGFLEVTRKEQHLLTVWFIDQKAMRVTEAMGFLEVTRKEQHLLTVWFIDQKAMRVTEAMGFLEVTRKEQHLLTVWFIDQKAMRVTEAMGFLEVTRKEQHLLTVWFIDQKVMRVTEAMGFLEVTRKEQHLLTVWFIDQKAMRVTEAMGFLEVTRKEQHLLTVWFIDQKAMRVTEAMGFLEVTRKEQHLLTVWFIDQKAMRVTEAMGFLEVTRKEQHLLTVWFIDQKAMRVTEAMGFLEVTRKEQHLLTVWFIDQKAMRVTEAMGIPGGDKKEQHLLTVWFIDQKAMRVTEAMGFQEVTRKEQHLLTVWFIDQKSMRVTEAMGFLR
- the LOC112564915 gene encoding uncharacterized protein LOC112564915 isoform X21, whose product is MRVTEAMGFLEVTRKEQHLLTVWFIDQKAMRVTEAMGFLEVTRKEQHLLTVWFIDQKAMRVTEAMGFLEVTRKEQHLLTVWFIDQKAMRVTEAMGFLEVTRKEQHLLTVWFIDQKAMRVTEAMGFLEVTRKEQHLLTVWFIDQKVMRVTEAMGFLEVTRKEQHLLTVWFIDQKAMRVTEAMGFLEVTRKEQHLLTVWFIDQKAMRVTEAMGFLEVTRKEQHLLTVWFIDQKAMRVTEAMGFLEVTRKEQHLLTVWFIDQKAMRVTEAMGFLEVTRKEQHLLTVWFIDQKAMRVTEAMGIPGGDKKEQHLLTVWFIDQKAMRVTEAMGFQEVTRKEQHLLTVWFIDQKSMRVTEAMGFQR
- the LOC112564915 gene encoding uncharacterized protein LOC112564915 isoform X20 is translated as MRVTEAMGFLEVTRKEQHLLTVWFIDQKAMRVTEAMGFLEVTRKEQHLLTVWFIDQKAMRVTEAMGFLEVTRKEQHLLTVWFIDQKAMRVTEAMGFLEVTRKEQHLLTVWFIDQKAMRVTEAMGFLEVTRKEQHLLTVWFIDQKVMRVTEAMGFLEVTRKEQHLLTVWFIDQKAMRVTEAMGFLEVTRKEQHLLTVWFIDQKAMRVTEAMGFLEVTRKEQHLLTVWFIDQKAMRVTEAMGFLEVTRKEQHLLTVWFIDQKAMRVTEAMGFQEVTRKEQHLLTVWFIDQKSMRAMGFLEVTRKEQHLLTVWFIDQKAMRVTDAMGFLEVTRKEQHLLTVWFIDQKAMRVTEAMGFLEVTRKEQHLLTVWFIDQKAMRVTEAMDSWR
- the LOC112564915 gene encoding uncharacterized protein LOC112564915 isoform X16, whose translation is MRVTEAMGFLEVTRKEQHLLTVWFIDQKAMRVTEAMGFLEVTRKEQHLLTVWFIDQKAMRVTEAMGFLEVTRKEQHLLTVWFIDQKAMRVTEAMGFLEVTRKEQHLLTVWFIDQKAMRVTEAMGFLEVTRKEQHLLTVWFIDQKVMRVTEAMGFLEVTRKEQHLLTVWFIDQKAMRVTEAMGFLEVTRKEQHLLTVWFIDQKAMRVTEAMGFLEVTRKEQHLLTVWFIDQKAMRVTEAMGFLEVTRKEQHLLTVWFIDQKAMRVTEAMGFLEVTRKEQHLLTVWFIDQKAMRVTEAMGIPGGDKKEQHLLTVWFIDQKAMRVTEAMGFQEVTRKEQHLLTVWFIDQKSMRVTEAMGFLEVTRKEQHLLTVWFIDQKAMRVTEAMGFQR
- the LOC112564915 gene encoding uncharacterized protein LOC112564915 isoform X19, producing MRVTEAMGFLEVTRKEQHLLTVWFIDQKAMRVTEAMGFLEVTRKEQHLLTVWFIDQKAMRVTEAMGFLEVTRKEQHLLTVWFIDQKAMRVTEAMGFLEVTRKEQHLLTVWFIDQKAMRVTEAMGFLEVTRKEQHLLTVWFIDQKVMRVTEAMGFLEVTRKEQHLLTVWFIDQKAMRVTEAMGFLEVTRKEQHLLTVWFIDQKAMRVTEAMGFLEVTRKEQHLLTVWFIDQKAMRVTEAMGFLEVTRKEQHLLTVWFIDQKAMRVTEAMGFLEVTRKEQHLLTVWFIDQKAMRVTEAMGIPGGDKKEQHLLTVWFIDQKAMRVTEAMGFQEVTRKEQHLLTVWFIDQKSMRAMGFLEVTRKEQHLLTVWFIDQKAMRVTEAMGFQR